A single window of Candidatus Obscuribacterales bacterium DNA harbors:
- the rplU gene encoding 50S ribosomal protein L21, whose translation MYAIVEACGRQYQLEAGRFIDVEMLALEPGDNYTFDKVLMIVDSKGSHVGEPYVSGAKVKGRVISHGRDKKIIVYHMRPKKGTRKKQGHRQGHTRVIIDSIELNDKVLAESKDTGKKAPVKKAEAKEAKAPKKEAKKESGKAPAKAEKPAAKKAAKSKAE comes from the coding sequence ATGTACGCCATCGTAGAAGCTTGTGGTAGACAGTATCAGCTTGAAGCTGGTCGTTTTATAGATGTAGAAATGCTGGCTTTGGAGCCAGGCGACAACTACACCTTTGATAAGGTGTTGATGATTGTCGACAGCAAGGGCAGCCACGTTGGCGAGCCGTATGTTAGCGGCGCCAAGGTAAAGGGACGTGTGATTTCCCATGGTCGCGATAAGAAGATTATCGTGTACCACATGCGCCCGAAGAAAGGCACACGCAAGAAGCAAGGTCACAGACAAGGTCACACTCGTGTGATCATCGATTCAATCGAATTGAACGATAAAGTGCTTGCTGAATCCAAAGACACCGGCAAAAAGGCTCCAGTCAAAAAAGCTGAAGCCAAGGAAGCTAAAGCTCCTAAGAAAGAAGCCAAAAAAGAATCAGGCAAAGCTCCAGCTAAGGCTGAAAAGCCGGCAGCTAAAAAGGCAGCTAAGTCAAAAGCAGAGTAA
- the rpmA gene encoding 50S ribosomal protein L27 yields MAHKKGGGSTRNGRDSQPKRLGVKMFAGEAANCGSILVRQRGTRIHPGVNVRIGSDDTLYSVIDGVVKFEMSRGRKLVSVYPA; encoded by the coding sequence ATGGCACATAAGAAGGGCGGCGGCTCGACACGTAACGGCCGCGACAGCCAACCAAAAAGACTAGGCGTAAAGATGTTTGCCGGCGAAGCAGCAAACTGCGGTAGCATCTTGGTCAGACAGCGTGGCACAAGAATCCACCCAGGTGTCAATGTTCGCATCGGTAGCGACGACACCCTGTATTCGGTTATCGACGGTGTGGTCAAATTCGAGATGTCCCGCGGCCGCAAGCTGGTAAGTGTTTACCCAGCATAA
- a CDS encoding UDP-N-acetylmuramoyl-L-alanyl-D-glutamate--2,6-diaminopimelate ligase, producing MAGKKNIDSVLKLLEAKNISAPVADLAITGVSYDSRAVAAGHAFCCIPGEHVDGNEFVGQAIKNGASCIFSEREQEGITVPYFVVKDVRLALALLADHFYDYPSLKLRPLGVTGTNGKTTITHIVEHILSRAGHKIGLIGTLGARWPGQDEYQNTKFTTPQSSDLHRILASMVDAGCSHVAMEVSSHALVQKRVGGCHFASACLTNITQDHLDFHQTMDHYWRSKRILFESMNQASHDGKSAVVNIDDVLAQEFLKVIGPSVRKLTYGWKDNADIYVKSAQFDFSGTKLVLQTPIGELKTNIRLTGHFNVYNVMAAAATAIAEGVSLEVISQALADFGGVSGRFEVVTGESVDEPLCVVDYAHTPDGLENVLKAARAMVPKEGQLIVVFGCGGDRDPSKRPQMGEIAEKSADVVVVTSDNPRSEDPQKIIANILAGIKRMGSIKVEPDRSRAIRLAIGRAGSHDVVVIAGKGHENYQILADKTIPFDDRTEVRLALEERGINRPEVSAK from the coding sequence ATGGCCGGCAAGAAAAATATTGACTCAGTGCTCAAACTATTGGAGGCAAAGAATATCTCTGCCCCCGTTGCCGATTTAGCCATTACAGGCGTCTCTTATGACTCGAGAGCTGTAGCAGCCGGACATGCCTTTTGCTGTATTCCAGGCGAACATGTGGACGGCAATGAATTTGTCGGACAAGCCATCAAAAACGGTGCTTCTTGTATCTTCTCTGAAAGAGAGCAAGAAGGAATTACCGTTCCCTACTTTGTAGTCAAAGACGTTCGTCTGGCATTAGCGCTTTTGGCTGATCATTTTTATGACTATCCAAGTCTGAAGTTGCGTCCGTTAGGCGTCACCGGCACAAACGGCAAGACTACCATTACTCACATTGTCGAGCATATTCTTAGTCGCGCCGGCCACAAAATAGGTTTGATAGGTACACTGGGTGCTCGTTGGCCCGGTCAAGACGAATACCAAAACACCAAATTCACAACGCCGCAATCATCTGACTTGCATCGCATCCTTGCTTCCATGGTGGATGCAGGTTGTAGTCATGTAGCCATGGAAGTATCAAGTCACGCTCTTGTGCAGAAGCGCGTTGGCGGCTGTCATTTTGCTTCGGCATGTTTGACTAACATCACGCAAGATCACCTGGATTTTCACCAGACAATGGACCATTATTGGCGTTCCAAGCGCATTTTGTTTGAGTCCATGAACCAAGCAAGTCATGACGGTAAGTCCGCTGTCGTAAATATTGATGATGTTCTGGCTCAGGAGTTTCTCAAGGTAATCGGACCGAGTGTGAGAAAGCTCACTTATGGTTGGAAGGATAATGCCGACATTTACGTGAAGTCAGCGCAATTTGATTTTTCCGGTACGAAGTTAGTGCTTCAAACTCCTATCGGCGAACTGAAGACAAACATTCGTCTGACTGGTCATTTCAATGTGTACAACGTCATGGCCGCTGCGGCAACTGCAATTGCCGAAGGCGTAAGCCTCGAAGTTATCTCTCAGGCGCTTGCTGATTTCGGCGGAGTAAGTGGACGTTTTGAAGTCGTTACAGGCGAATCCGTTGATGAGCCGTTGTGCGTTGTTGACTATGCGCACACGCCTGATGGTTTGGAAAACGTATTGAAAGCCGCTAGGGCAATGGTTCCTAAAGAAGGACAATTGATAGTTGTCTTTGGTTGCGGTGGTGATAGAGATCCATCCAAGCGTCCGCAGATGGGTGAGATTGCCGAGAAATCAGCCGATGTTGTGGTTGTGACTTCGGACAATCCTCGCAGTGAAGACCCACAAAAAATCATCGCCAATATTCTGGCTGGAATTAAGCGCATGGGTTCCATTAAGGTCGAACCCGACCGCTCGAGAGCGATTAGATTAGCTATCGGGCGAGCCGGCAGCCACGATGTGGTCGTCATTGCCGGTAAAGGGCATGAGAATTATCAAATCCTTGCCGACAAGACAATTCCTTTTGATGACCGCACAGAAGTTCGCCTGGCGCTCGAAGAACGTGGGATAAACCGCCCTGAAGTTTCCGCAAAATAA